Below is a window of Pyrobaculum aerophilum str. IM2 DNA.
CAACTCGCCGGCTAGAAAGGAAGTTGAGACCGAGGGGCTTGTGGCCACTTCAGAGAGGGGTTTCGGCTCCGGCGCCGTCTTGAAGAAGTGATCTACGAGTTTGTCCACGGAGAGGCCCCAGGCGGCCCTCCGGGAAATTACGGCCACTACGTCTGCGTAGTTCACCGAGCCCGACACTCTAACCACCTTAGTCACAGTCCTCATTTGGGGTTGCCCCCTTACGTACACCGTGCGGGTATACGTCACCGCCACAGTGGCGTCGTAATACGCCCTAAGCCTAACGTCGATAAAATAAAAGGGCAGGTACACGAGGTCGGCGCTGGCGAAGTTTATCTCCGAGAGCCTCCTGCCCAAGTTGAAATCCCGCCGAGTCCTATCCACTGCCTTTCTTAATATTTCAGAGCTTGAAAGCGTGGGGACGGCGAGGATTTTAGAGGGATTGCCCGCTATAAAATTAGGAGCCCCGCAGTATTTACACACGACTACAACAGACTCCGGTGTAACGTCCAGCGGCGCGCCGCAGTAAGAACACTTCACAAAAAGAGTAAAGGATGTATAAATAAGTGGCGCGGCGAGACTGGGGAAAGGGGCTGTATCTTTTCCAACACAACTGGCTGGCGGGGGTTAGGTATTCGCCGGCAAAGCGGCGTTGAGAACTATTTTAAATATAAGTGTTGCAGGCGGGGCGGTGTATGAAATAGAGATGTTTAAGTGGATTAGGGAGAAAAACGGCGTATACGACTTGGCCAGCAGTGGAGTTTTGAAATTAGAAGCTCCCCAAGCGGAGGCACCGCCGCTGGAGGAGGTTTTAATAGAGCTGTACGACATCCCCCGGCAAAACCTGGCCATCGTCTCGGGGGCCCAAGAGGGTAATTTCCTCGCCTTTCTCGCAGTTAAGCCGGAGTACGCAGTTATTACAGTGCCGGAGTATGAGCCAATTATTAAGCTCCCGTCTAGCCTGGGGGTTAGGCATGTGAAAGTCTGGGACGTGTGGGAGGCACCCATTAAGCCGGGGGGCGTGTTGATATTCTCTAATCCCAACAACCCCACGGGCCGCTACTTAGAGAAGAGGGAGTTGGCCGAGCTGGCAGACGAGGCTAGGAGGAAGGGGGCCTACTTAATTATTGACATAATTTTCTCTGACTTTGTCACAGACGACTTGAGGGGATTTCCGTTGGAGAACGTGGCGTACAGTCACAGCACGGACAAGTTCTACACTCACGACTTGAGAGCAGGGTGGGTATTCGGCGACGAGGAAATAGTGAGGCGGGTCAAATATCTAAAGGATCTGGCAAACCCGGGCCCCCGCGAGGCGGAGAGAAAAGCGGCGGCCGCCTTGTTGTCGAGAAGGGCTGAGGTGAAGAGGAGGAATTTGTCCATTATCAAGCCCAACGCCACTGCGCTGTTAACGCGCTTCCCCAACGCCTTGTATAAGCCTCACATGCCAATTGCGCTTATTCCCACTGGCTGTAACGATGCGAAACTCGCCGAGAGGTTGCTGGCGATGGGGGTAAAGACCGTGCCGGGCCGCCTCTTCCAAGCCCCCTATTCTATTAGAGTGGGCCTCGGCGTAGAGGAGCCCCCCAGGTTTAGAGAGGCTTTGGAGATTTTAGCCCAGGGCTGGTGCCGAGCCTAAGCCTGAGTTTACACACCGCGCAGATCACGCCGCTTGACGGCTCGCCGCAGATTTCACAACGCCTCACCTCGCCGTGTGTAGAGCGGCCGTATTTAAGGTTAAAGTCCACTATCCCTCCCAGCAGTTTTAAATCGAAGTCCGGATCTCTCCTCCGGGCGGCGTAGATCATTTCGTAAACCTCGGCGTGTGCCGCGCCGCACAAGCCGTATTCGCAACAGACTTCGCTGAAGGGAAGCCCCAGGCTCCGGCAGAGCTCTTCGTTTTCCTCCGGCCTGGCGAATATTAAAGGCCTAATGCGCGTGAGAATAAGCCCCTGCC
It encodes the following:
- a CDS encoding zinc ribbon domain-containing protein; the protein is MKCSYCGAPLDVTPESVVVVCKYCGAPNFIAGNPSKILAVPTLSSSEILRKAVDRTRRDFNLGRRLSEINFASADLVYLPFYFIDVRLRAYYDATVAVTYTRTVYVRGQPQMRTVTKVVRVSGSVNYADVVAVISRRAAWGLSVDKLVDHFFKTAPEPKPLSEVATSPSVSTSFLAGELTPERAKAKAVRAVVPRLLAKVDSDASEKAREAVGVFTATAYVQDKAVDYVVERLEASPLTYLPMWVVPYLYRGSYYNYYVAGWDGAVVLAEEPSFPENKALVMAAIALIGGGLGGLLSTALMYDLIAGGVATALGGIVTYALAGNLLKPRRVEA
- a CDS encoding pyridoxal phosphate-dependent aminotransferase codes for the protein MYEIEMFKWIREKNGVYDLASSGVLKLEAPQAEAPPLEEVLIELYDIPRQNLAIVSGAQEGNFLAFLAVKPEYAVITVPEYEPIIKLPSSLGVRHVKVWDVWEAPIKPGGVLIFSNPNNPTGRYLEKRELAELADEARRKGAYLIIDIIFSDFVTDDLRGFPLENVAYSHSTDKFYTHDLRAGWVFGDEEIVRRVKYLKDLANPGPREAERKAAAALLSRRAEVKRRNLSIIKPNATALLTRFPNALYKPHMPIALIPTGCNDAKLAERLLAMGVKTVPGRLFQAPYSIRVGLGVEEPPRFREALEILAQGWCRA